Genomic DNA from Fimbriimonas ginsengisoli Gsoil 348:
CGCCGCCGCGAGGCCGATGGCGTTGTAGCTCTCTTTGAAGGCCTCTAAATATTTGTTGGTGCCGGGCATCGCCGCGTGTTTGAATCTACCTCAAGTACCAGGGTGCCACGGGTGCAGGGGATGTCCGTGCCCCGTAACCCGTGCCGGTAAGCGTGACACGGGTTACGACGAGCAACAAAGTTCACGATCTTCGGAACTCGTCGATGCTCGTCTCCACCCGTGGCACCCATTTTTTTACAGATTCGTAAACTCCGCTCGGATCTCCCTCCGAAGGTCGGAGCTCTCTTTGGTCTCACTTATCCCCTTTCGCCACGCCAGACCCATTTGCGCCAAGTTGAAGGTCTTCTGAATCCGCGCCCCGGGGGTAGGATTCCCAGAACCGTCGCGATCGCGACCCAAGAGCCAGATCGTGTCAGCGACCGCGACCGCGGCGTGGATGTCGTGGGTGACGATCACGAAGGTTCGTTTCTCGTCTTGCGCGGCCATCTCCATGATGAAGTCGATGACTCTCTCAGAAGCGAGGAGGTCTAGGCCGGAGAACGGCTCGTCCATGAGCAGCAAGTCGTTGCTGCACATGAACTGCTGGGCCAGGGCGACCCGCTGACGCTGGCCTCCGGAGAGCTGGATCGGATATTTTCCGCCATGCTCCTTAACGCCGAATCGTTCGAGCAACTCGGTCGCCTTGGTCATGGCTTCGCCACCCGAAAGCCCGATCTGTTTCCCGGCCACCACCAGGTTCCCTAAGACCGTTCGATGGGCGAAGAGAGGATAGTTCTGGGCGACGACGCCTACCGTCCCGCGCCGCACCGGCTCCCCGTCTTCCAGGGTAACGCTGCCTGAATCCGGTGCGTCCAGGCCCGCCAAGATTCGGAACAACGTGGTTTTGCCCATTCCGGAAGGCCCTAGCAGCGCGACGACCTGCCCCTGAGTCATCCCCGGCCGAACCAGGTTTTTGACCTCCAAATCGACGTCGCGAAGTACGAGGGTGTCGCCAAGCGTCTTCGAAACCTTATCGACCTTCAGCAGGGTCTCGTGATATTCGAATGGGAAAGTGGTCACGACTTCCGCTCCAGCATCAGGTCGGCATAGGGGCAGACCAGGCGGCGCAGAAGCGCGATTCCGCCGTCCTGCAGCAGCCCTACGACGAGGATCGCGATCTGGATCGCGTAGACCTCGGGCAGCTTGAAGTACTTCACGTTATTCAAGAGCATCGTGCCGATGCCCCCTTCGGACCGGACGACCCCTTCGACGAGGGTTAGCATCATCCACCCGATGGCGGCGTTTTGTCGCATCACTTCGAGGGCGCGGTCGGCGGTGCCGAGGATGACGACTTCCCACACCACACGCCACTCGCCCATTCGAAGCGTTCGCGCGTGGTCGAGCTCACCCTTCGGAATCGAGCCGATGACGGAGGCCATCGAAGTGACATAGAAGACGGTAACGCCCGCCACCAGCATCGAAATCTGCAGGTTGCGCCCCCCGCCGAAGACGCTCTGGAAGATGAGTGTGAAGCCGGCGAGGCTGAGGAAGCGCCCCTTTGAGACGGCGGTCACGATGGGGCGGAAGACCGGCAGCACCGTAAGGTAGGCGAGGCCGGTGGATATCACGGCCGAAATCGCGAGGGCAATGAGATTCAGCTTGAAGCTGGTGATCAGCTCGTCGCCAAGGCCTTGTTTCGCCCAAAGCTCACCGAACGCTCGGAATACCTCGCCGGGACCGGGCAGGAACTTTAATGGCGAGTAAATCCAAAAGAGGATCGCTAACGCTACCTCCCCGGCGACG
This window encodes:
- a CDS encoding ABC transporter ATP-binding protein, which produces MTTFPFEYHETLLKVDKVSKTLGDTLVLRDVDLEVKNLVRPGMTQGQVVALLGPSGMGKTTLFRILAGLDAPDSGSVTLEDGEPVRRGTVGVVAQNYPLFAHRTVLGNLVVAGKQIGLSGGEAMTKATELLERFGVKEHGGKYPIQLSGGQRQRVALAQQFMCSNDLLLMDEPFSGLDLLASERVIDFIMEMAAQDEKRTFVIVTHDIHAAVAVADTIWLLGRDRDGSGNPTPGARIQKTFNLAQMGLAWRKGISETKESSDLRREIRAEFTNL
- a CDS encoding ABC transporter permease, which codes for MSNDPSEIEKRDSIQAQENPNAAVAPPKGGVPAVRGTEPMRFGDRKSRHWYDIFLPNKLIPSNGMRLIVAGEVALAILFWIYSPLKFLPGPGEVFRAFGELWAKQGLGDELITSFKLNLIALAISAVISTGLAYLTVLPVFRPIVTAVSKGRFLSLAGFTLIFQSVFGGGRNLQISMLVAGVTVFYVTSMASVIGSIPKGELDHARTLRMGEWRVVWEVVILGTADRALEVMRQNAAIGWMMLTLVEGVVRSEGGIGTMLLNNVKYFKLPEVYAIQIAILVVGLLQDGGIALLRRLVCPYADLMLERKS